A window from Neobacillus sp. PS3-40 encodes these proteins:
- a CDS encoding FliA/WhiG family RNA polymerase sigma factor, with the protein MVQAFTEEEQVCWQKWIQERDINAGNFLVQKYMPLVSYHVQRIAVSLPKNVSRDDLRSLGLFGLYDALEKFDHSRDLKFDTYASFRVRGAIIDGLRKEDWLPRNTREKAKKIDSTIQILEQRLGGIVTVSDIAKELDMDVEEIQTIMNEQFFANILSMDEQPSDQEDREGTSFILKDEKVDLPEEILVKNEQIAELSLLIEDLSEKEQLVISLFYKEELTLTEIGQVMKLSTSRISQIHSKALFKLRHSLLKINI; encoded by the coding sequence GGACATTAATGCTGGGAATTTCCTCGTCCAAAAGTATATGCCACTTGTTTCCTACCATGTTCAGCGGATCGCAGTCAGTTTGCCAAAGAATGTATCAAGGGATGACTTGCGTAGTCTTGGTTTGTTTGGATTATATGATGCACTAGAGAAATTTGATCATTCCCGAGATTTAAAATTCGATACATATGCATCTTTCCGGGTAAGAGGTGCGATAATTGATGGTTTAAGAAAGGAAGACTGGCTTCCAAGAAATACGAGGGAAAAAGCTAAGAAAATAGATTCAACCATTCAAATACTCGAACAGCGCTTGGGTGGTATTGTTACTGTTTCTGATATTGCAAAAGAACTCGATATGGACGTAGAAGAAATTCAGACTATAATGAATGAACAATTTTTTGCGAATATATTATCGATGGATGAACAGCCTTCAGACCAAGAAGATAGAGAAGGAACTTCTTTTATTTTAAAGGATGAGAAGGTTGACCTACCTGAAGAAATACTGGTGAAAAATGAGCAGATAGCTGAACTTTCTCTTTTAATTGAAGATTTAAGTGAAAAAGAGCAATTGGTTATTAGCCTTTTTTATAAAGAAGAGCTGACCTTAACTGAAATTGGACAAGTCATGAAGCTGTCAACATCAAGAATTTCACAAATTCATTCAAAAGCTCTTTTTAAGCTAAGGCATTCATTATTAAAAATCAATATATAA
- the rpsB gene encoding 30S ribosomal protein S2 encodes MSVISMKQLLEAGVHFGHQTRRWNPKMKKYIFTERNGIYIIDLQKTVKKVEEAYNWVRELAGNGGTFLFVGTKKQAQDSVKEEAARSGMYFVNQRWLGGTLTNFETIQKRIRRLKDIERMSEDGTFEVLPKKEVVQLKKQQERLEKFLGGIKDMKRLPDALFIIDPRKERIAVAEAHKLNIPIVAIVDTNCDPDEIDVVIPANDDAIRAVKLLTGKMADAILEAKQGEETAEPVAE; translated from the coding sequence ATGTCAGTCATTTCAATGAAGCAATTACTTGAAGCTGGTGTACATTTTGGACACCAAACTCGCCGCTGGAACCCTAAGATGAAGAAATATATCTTCACAGAGCGTAACGGCATCTATATTATCGACCTTCAAAAAACAGTTAAAAAGGTTGAAGAAGCTTACAATTGGGTAAGAGAACTTGCTGGTAACGGCGGAACATTCCTATTTGTTGGTACTAAGAAACAAGCTCAAGACTCTGTTAAAGAAGAAGCAGCTCGTTCTGGTATGTACTTTGTTAACCAACGTTGGTTGGGTGGTACATTAACAAACTTCGAAACAATTCAAAAACGTATTAGACGTTTAAAAGATATCGAAAGAATGTCTGAAGATGGCACTTTCGAAGTATTACCTAAAAAAGAAGTTGTTCAATTAAAGAAACAACAAGAACGCCTTGAAAAATTCTTAGGCGGAATTAAAGATATGAAACGTCTTCCAGATGCTTTGTTCATTATCGACCCACGTAAAGAGCGCATCGCAGTTGCGGAAGCACATAAATTAAATATTCCTATCGTTGCTATTGTTGATACAAACTGTGATCCAGACGAGATCGATGTTGTAATCCCAGCAAACGACGATGCTATCCGTGCTGTTAAACTACTAACAGGCAAAATGGCAGATGCTATTTTAGAAGCTAAGCAAGGCGAAGAAACTGCAGAACCTGTTGCTGAATAA